A single genomic interval of Struthio camelus isolate bStrCam1 chromosome 9, bStrCam1.hap1, whole genome shotgun sequence harbors:
- the ECE2 gene encoding endothelin-converting enzyme 2 isoform X5, with product MARMNVALQELGHAMPDYKRATLQDDEGPEPAGDGSASPDSMEVGFRKGTAPLLSRLASRTQLELVLCAVSISLALLLGVTVVALAIQYRRDPSHSTCLTDACVRVASKILEALDSETDPCQDFYQYSCGGWIKRNPLPNGRSKWSTFNSIWDQNQAIMKHLLENTTFNSSSEAERKTQRYYLSCLKEQRIEELGSQPLMELIDKQIGGWNITGPWNQTNFMEVLKMVSGTYRATPFFTVYVGADSKSSNSNIIQVDQSGLFLPSRDYYLNKTANEKVLAAYLDYMVELGMLLGGAKEPTQLQMQQVLDFETQLANITVPQAERRDDEKIYHKMSIAELQALAPAIDWLDYLAYALAPLELTEAEPVVVYGDAYLQQVSDLINGTDRGILNNYLIWNLVQKTASSLDQRFETAQERLLETLYGTRKSCTPRWQTCISNTDDTLGFALGSLFVKATFDRDSKAIAEEMISEIRAAFEVSLDQLDWMDEKTRQAAKEKADAIYDMIGFPDFILDNKELDDVYDGYEVSEDSFFQNMLNFYNFSAKVMADQLRKPPNRDQWSMTPQTVNAYYLPTKNGIVFPAGILQAPFYARNHPKALNFGGIGVVMGHELTHAFDDQGREYDKEGNLRPWWQNSSLEAFKNRTECMTEQYSHYTVHHEKVNGRQTLGENIADNGGLKAAYNAYKSWLQKNGEEKRLPALGLTNHQLFFVGFAQVWCSVRTPESSHEGLVTDPHSPDKYRVIGTLSNSRDFVEHFGCPLGSPMNPGKHCEVW from the exons ATGCCTGACTACAAGCGTGCCACGCTGCAGGATGACGAGGGCCCCGAGCCAGCAGGGGACGGCAGCGCCTCTCCCGACAGCATGGAG GTGGGGTTTCGGAAGGGGACAGCACCGCTGCTGAGCCGCCTGGCATCCCGCACCCAGCTGGAGCTGGTGCTCTGCGCCGTCTCCAtctccctggccctgctgctcggCGTCACTGTGGTCGCCCTGGCCATCCAGTACCGCAGAG ATCCTTCTCACAGCACATGTCTGACGGATGCCTGCGTCCGGGTGGCCAGCAAGATCCTGGAGGCCCTGGATTCGGAGACAGACCCATGCCAGGACTTCTACCAGTACTCGTGCGGGGGCTGGATCAAGAGGAACCCGCTGCCCAATGGGCGCTCCAAGTGGAGCACCTTCAACAGCATCTGGGACCAGAACCAGGCCATCATGAAGCACCTCCTAG agAACACCACCTTCAACTCCAGCAGCGAGGCGGAGAGGAAGACGCAGCGGTACTACCTGTCCTGCCTCAAGGAGCAGAGGATAGAAGAGCTGGGCTCCCAGCCGCTCATGGAGCTCATCGACAAG CAGATCGGCGGTTGGAACATCACTGGGCCCTGGAACCAGACCAACTTCATGGAGGTCCTCAAGATGGTGTCTGGCACGTACCGGGCAACCCCCTTCTTCACGGTGTATGTGGGTGCAGACTCCAAGAGCTCCAACAGCAACATCATCCAG gTGGACCAGTCGGGGCTTTTCCTCCCGTCCCGGGATTACTACCTGAACAAGACTGCCAACGAGAAG GTCCTGGCAGCGTACCTGGACTACATGGTGGAGCTGGGCATGCTGCTGGGGGGTGCCAAGGAGCCCACCCAGCTCCAGATGCAGCAGGTGCTGGACTTTGAAACCCAGCTGGCCAATATCACCGTGCCCCAGGCTGAGCGGCGGGACGACGAGAAGATCTACCACAAAATGAGCATCGCTGAGCTGCAG GCCCTGGCCCCTGCCATCGATTGGCTGGATTACCTGGCCTACGCCCTGGCCCCGCTGGAGCTGACGGAAGCAGAGCCTGTAGTGGTGTACGGGGATGCCTACCTCCAGCAGGTCTCTGACCTCATCAATGGCACTGACCGGGG catcctgaacaaCTACCTGATCTGGAACCTGGTGCAGAAAACGGCCTCCAGCCTGGACCAGCGCTTCGAGACGGCCCAGGAGAGGCTGCTGGAGACGCTCTATGGCACCAGGAAG TCCTGCACACCCCGCTGGCAAACCTGCATCTCCAACACAGACGATACGCTGGGCTTCGCCCTGGGCTCCCTCTTTGTCAAAGCCACCTTCGACCGGGACAGCAAGGCCATC GCTGAGGAGATGATCAGTGAGATCCGGGCAGCTTTTGAGGTGTCCCTGGACCAGCTTGACTGGATGGATGAGAAGACCAGACAGGCTGCAAAGGAGAAG GCAGATGCCATCTATGACATGATTGGCTTCCCAGACTTCATCCTGGACAACAAGGAGCTGGACGATGTCTATGACGGG tACGAGGTCTCAGAGGACTCCTTCTTCCAGAACATGCTCAACTTCTACAACTTCTCTGCCAAAGTGATGGCCGACCAGCTCCGGAAGCCCCCCAACCGGGACCA GTGGAGCATGACCCCGCAGACCGTCAATGCCTACTACCTGCCCACCAAGAATGGGATCGTCTTCCCCGCCGGCATCCTGCAGGCCCCCTTCTACGCCCGCAACCATCCCAA AGCCCTCAATTTCGGTGGCATCGGCGTGGTGATGGGGCATGAGCTGACCCACGCTTTTGATGACCAAG GCCGGGAGTACGACAAGGAGGGCAACCTGCGGCCCTGGTGGCAGAACTCCTCGCTGGAGGCCTTCAAGAACCGCACGGAGTGCATGACGGAGCAGTACAGCCACTACACTGTGCACCACGAGAAGGTGAACGGCCGGCAGACCTTGGGCGAGAACATCGCCGACAACGGCGGGCTCAAGGCGGCCTACAAT GCCTACAAGTCCTGGCTGCAGAAGAATGGGGAAGAGAAACGCCTCCCAGCCCTGGGACTCACCAACCACCAGCTCTTCTTCGTGGGCTTTGCACAG GTGTGGTGCTCCGTCCGGACGCCCGAGAGCTCCCACGAAGGGCTGGTCACCGACCCGCACAGCCCCGACAAGTACCGTGTCATCGGCACCCTCAGCAACTCCCGGGACTTTGTTGAACATTTTGGCTGCCCCCTGGGCTCGCCCATGAACCCCGGCAAGCACTGTGAGGTGTGgtag
- the ECE2 gene encoding endothelin-converting enzyme 2 isoform X2, with the protein MPDYKRATLQDDEGPEPAGDGSASPDSMEVGFRKGTAPLLSRLASRTQLELVLCAVSISLALLLGVTVVALAIQYRRDPSHSTCLTDACVRVASKILEALDSETDPCQDFYQYSCGGWIKRNPLPNGRSKWSTFNSIWDQNQAIMKHLLENTTFNSSSEAERKTQRYYLSCLKEQRIEELGSQPLMELIDKQIGGWNITGPWNQTNFMEVLKMVSGTYRATPFFTVYVGADSKSSNSNIIQVDQSGLFLPSRDYYLNKTANEKVLAAYLDYMVELGMLLGGAKEPTQLQMQQVLDFETQLANITVPQAERRDDEKIYHKMSIAELQALAPAIDWLDYLAYALAPLELTEAEPVVVYGDAYLQQVSDLINGTDRGILNNYLIWNLVQKTASSLDQRFETAQERLLETLYGTRKSCTPRWQTCISNTDDTLGFALGSLFVKATFDRDSKAIAEEMISEIRAAFEVSLDQLDWMDEKTRQAAKEKADAIYDMIGFPDFILDNKELDDVYDGYEVSEDSFFQNMLNFYNFSAKVMADQLRKPPNRDQWSMTPQTVNAYYLPTKNGIVFPAGILQAPFYARNHPKALNFGGIGVVMGHELTHAFDDQGREYDKEGNLRPWWQNSSLEAFKNRTECMTEQYSHYTVHHEKVNGRQTLGENIADNGGLKAAYNAYKSWLQKNGEEKRLPALGLTNHQLFFVGFAQVWCSVRTPESSHEGLVTDPHSPDKYRVIGTLSNSRDFVEHFGCPLGSPMNPGKHCEVW; encoded by the exons ATGCCTGACTACAAGCGTGCCACGCTGCAGGATGACGAGGGCCCCGAGCCAGCAGGGGACGGCAGCGCCTCTCCCGACAGCATGGAG GTGGGGTTTCGGAAGGGGACAGCACCGCTGCTGAGCCGCCTGGCATCCCGCACCCAGCTGGAGCTGGTGCTCTGCGCCGTCTCCAtctccctggccctgctgctcggCGTCACTGTGGTCGCCCTGGCCATCCAGTACCGCAGAG ATCCTTCTCACAGCACATGTCTGACGGATGCCTGCGTCCGGGTGGCCAGCAAGATCCTGGAGGCCCTGGATTCGGAGACAGACCCATGCCAGGACTTCTACCAGTACTCGTGCGGGGGCTGGATCAAGAGGAACCCGCTGCCCAATGGGCGCTCCAAGTGGAGCACCTTCAACAGCATCTGGGACCAGAACCAGGCCATCATGAAGCACCTCCTAG agAACACCACCTTCAACTCCAGCAGCGAGGCGGAGAGGAAGACGCAGCGGTACTACCTGTCCTGCCTCAAGGAGCAGAGGATAGAAGAGCTGGGCTCCCAGCCGCTCATGGAGCTCATCGACAAG CAGATCGGCGGTTGGAACATCACTGGGCCCTGGAACCAGACCAACTTCATGGAGGTCCTCAAGATGGTGTCTGGCACGTACCGGGCAACCCCCTTCTTCACGGTGTATGTGGGTGCAGACTCCAAGAGCTCCAACAGCAACATCATCCAG gTGGACCAGTCGGGGCTTTTCCTCCCGTCCCGGGATTACTACCTGAACAAGACTGCCAACGAGAAG GTCCTGGCAGCGTACCTGGACTACATGGTGGAGCTGGGCATGCTGCTGGGGGGTGCCAAGGAGCCCACCCAGCTCCAGATGCAGCAGGTGCTGGACTTTGAAACCCAGCTGGCCAATATCACCGTGCCCCAGGCTGAGCGGCGGGACGACGAGAAGATCTACCACAAAATGAGCATCGCTGAGCTGCAG GCCCTGGCCCCTGCCATCGATTGGCTGGATTACCTGGCCTACGCCCTGGCCCCGCTGGAGCTGACGGAAGCAGAGCCTGTAGTGGTGTACGGGGATGCCTACCTCCAGCAGGTCTCTGACCTCATCAATGGCACTGACCGGGG catcctgaacaaCTACCTGATCTGGAACCTGGTGCAGAAAACGGCCTCCAGCCTGGACCAGCGCTTCGAGACGGCCCAGGAGAGGCTGCTGGAGACGCTCTATGGCACCAGGAAG TCCTGCACACCCCGCTGGCAAACCTGCATCTCCAACACAGACGATACGCTGGGCTTCGCCCTGGGCTCCCTCTTTGTCAAAGCCACCTTCGACCGGGACAGCAAGGCCATC GCTGAGGAGATGATCAGTGAGATCCGGGCAGCTTTTGAGGTGTCCCTGGACCAGCTTGACTGGATGGATGAGAAGACCAGACAGGCTGCAAAGGAGAAG GCAGATGCCATCTATGACATGATTGGCTTCCCAGACTTCATCCTGGACAACAAGGAGCTGGACGATGTCTATGACGGG tACGAGGTCTCAGAGGACTCCTTCTTCCAGAACATGCTCAACTTCTACAACTTCTCTGCCAAAGTGATGGCCGACCAGCTCCGGAAGCCCCCCAACCGGGACCA GTGGAGCATGACCCCGCAGACCGTCAATGCCTACTACCTGCCCACCAAGAATGGGATCGTCTTCCCCGCCGGCATCCTGCAGGCCCCCTTCTACGCCCGCAACCATCCCAA AGCCCTCAATTTCGGTGGCATCGGCGTGGTGATGGGGCATGAGCTGACCCACGCTTTTGATGACCAAG GCCGGGAGTACGACAAGGAGGGCAACCTGCGGCCCTGGTGGCAGAACTCCTCGCTGGAGGCCTTCAAGAACCGCACGGAGTGCATGACGGAGCAGTACAGCCACTACACTGTGCACCACGAGAAGGTGAACGGCCGGCAGACCTTGGGCGAGAACATCGCCGACAACGGCGGGCTCAAGGCGGCCTACAAT GCCTACAAGTCCTGGCTGCAGAAGAATGGGGAAGAGAAACGCCTCCCAGCCCTGGGACTCACCAACCACCAGCTCTTCTTCGTGGGCTTTGCACAG GTGTGGTGCTCCGTCCGGACGCCCGAGAGCTCCCACGAAGGGCTGGTCACCGACCCGCACAGCCCCGACAAGTACCGTGTCATCGGCACCCTCAGCAACTCCCGGGACTTTGTTGAACATTTTGGCTGCCCCCTGGGCTCGCCCATGAACCCCGGCAAGCACTGTGAGGTGTGgtag
- the ECE2 gene encoding endothelin-converting enzyme 2 isoform X1, with translation MARMNVALQELGHAMPDYKRATLQDDEGPEPAGDGSASPDSMEVGFRKGTAPLLSRLASRTQLELVLCAVSISLALLLGVTVVALAIQYRRDPSHSTCLTDACVRVASKILEALDSETDPCQDFYQYSCGGWIKRNPLPNGRSKWSTFNSIWDQNQAIMKHLLENTTFNSSSEAERKTQRYYLSCLKEQRIEELGSQPLMELIDKIGGWNITGPWNQTNFMEVLKMVSGTYRATPFFTVYVGADSKSSNSNIIQVDQSGLFLPSRDYYLNKTANEKVLAAYLDYMVELGMLLGGAKEPTQLQMQQVLDFETQLANITVPQAERRDDEKIYHKMSIAELQALAPAIDWLDYLAYALAPLELTEAEPVVVYGDAYLQQVSDLINGTDRGILNNYLIWNLVQKTASSLDQRFETAQERLLETLYGTRKSCTPRWQTCISNTDDTLGFALGSLFVKATFDRDSKAIAEEMISEIRAAFEVSLDQLDWMDEKTRQAAKEKADAIYDMIGFPDFILDNKELDDVYDGYEVSEDSFFQNMLNFYNFSAKVMADQLRKPPNRDQWSMTPQTVNAYYLPTKNGIVFPAGILQAPFYARNHPKALNFGGIGVVMGHELTHAFDDQGREYDKEGNLRPWWQNSSLEAFKNRTECMTEQYSHYTVHHEKVNGRQTLGENIADNGGLKAAYNAYKSWLQKNGEEKRLPALGLTNHQLFFVGFAQVWCSVRTPESSHEGLVTDPHSPDKYRVIGTLSNSRDFVEHFGCPLGSPMNPGKHCEVW, from the exons ATGCCTGACTACAAGCGTGCCACGCTGCAGGATGACGAGGGCCCCGAGCCAGCAGGGGACGGCAGCGCCTCTCCCGACAGCATGGAG GTGGGGTTTCGGAAGGGGACAGCACCGCTGCTGAGCCGCCTGGCATCCCGCACCCAGCTGGAGCTGGTGCTCTGCGCCGTCTCCAtctccctggccctgctgctcggCGTCACTGTGGTCGCCCTGGCCATCCAGTACCGCAGAG ATCCTTCTCACAGCACATGTCTGACGGATGCCTGCGTCCGGGTGGCCAGCAAGATCCTGGAGGCCCTGGATTCGGAGACAGACCCATGCCAGGACTTCTACCAGTACTCGTGCGGGGGCTGGATCAAGAGGAACCCGCTGCCCAATGGGCGCTCCAAGTGGAGCACCTTCAACAGCATCTGGGACCAGAACCAGGCCATCATGAAGCACCTCCTAG agAACACCACCTTCAACTCCAGCAGCGAGGCGGAGAGGAAGACGCAGCGGTACTACCTGTCCTGCCTCAAGGAGCAGAGGATAGAAGAGCTGGGCTCCCAGCCGCTCATGGAGCTCATCGACAAG ATCGGCGGTTGGAACATCACTGGGCCCTGGAACCAGACCAACTTCATGGAGGTCCTCAAGATGGTGTCTGGCACGTACCGGGCAACCCCCTTCTTCACGGTGTATGTGGGTGCAGACTCCAAGAGCTCCAACAGCAACATCATCCAG gTGGACCAGTCGGGGCTTTTCCTCCCGTCCCGGGATTACTACCTGAACAAGACTGCCAACGAGAAG GTCCTGGCAGCGTACCTGGACTACATGGTGGAGCTGGGCATGCTGCTGGGGGGTGCCAAGGAGCCCACCCAGCTCCAGATGCAGCAGGTGCTGGACTTTGAAACCCAGCTGGCCAATATCACCGTGCCCCAGGCTGAGCGGCGGGACGACGAGAAGATCTACCACAAAATGAGCATCGCTGAGCTGCAG GCCCTGGCCCCTGCCATCGATTGGCTGGATTACCTGGCCTACGCCCTGGCCCCGCTGGAGCTGACGGAAGCAGAGCCTGTAGTGGTGTACGGGGATGCCTACCTCCAGCAGGTCTCTGACCTCATCAATGGCACTGACCGGGG catcctgaacaaCTACCTGATCTGGAACCTGGTGCAGAAAACGGCCTCCAGCCTGGACCAGCGCTTCGAGACGGCCCAGGAGAGGCTGCTGGAGACGCTCTATGGCACCAGGAAG TCCTGCACACCCCGCTGGCAAACCTGCATCTCCAACACAGACGATACGCTGGGCTTCGCCCTGGGCTCCCTCTTTGTCAAAGCCACCTTCGACCGGGACAGCAAGGCCATC GCTGAGGAGATGATCAGTGAGATCCGGGCAGCTTTTGAGGTGTCCCTGGACCAGCTTGACTGGATGGATGAGAAGACCAGACAGGCTGCAAAGGAGAAG GCAGATGCCATCTATGACATGATTGGCTTCCCAGACTTCATCCTGGACAACAAGGAGCTGGACGATGTCTATGACGGG tACGAGGTCTCAGAGGACTCCTTCTTCCAGAACATGCTCAACTTCTACAACTTCTCTGCCAAAGTGATGGCCGACCAGCTCCGGAAGCCCCCCAACCGGGACCA GTGGAGCATGACCCCGCAGACCGTCAATGCCTACTACCTGCCCACCAAGAATGGGATCGTCTTCCCCGCCGGCATCCTGCAGGCCCCCTTCTACGCCCGCAACCATCCCAA AGCCCTCAATTTCGGTGGCATCGGCGTGGTGATGGGGCATGAGCTGACCCACGCTTTTGATGACCAAG GCCGGGAGTACGACAAGGAGGGCAACCTGCGGCCCTGGTGGCAGAACTCCTCGCTGGAGGCCTTCAAGAACCGCACGGAGTGCATGACGGAGCAGTACAGCCACTACACTGTGCACCACGAGAAGGTGAACGGCCGGCAGACCTTGGGCGAGAACATCGCCGACAACGGCGGGCTCAAGGCGGCCTACAAT GCCTACAAGTCCTGGCTGCAGAAGAATGGGGAAGAGAAACGCCTCCCAGCCCTGGGACTCACCAACCACCAGCTCTTCTTCGTGGGCTTTGCACAG GTGTGGTGCTCCGTCCGGACGCCCGAGAGCTCCCACGAAGGGCTGGTCACCGACCCGCACAGCCCCGACAAGTACCGTGTCATCGGCACCCTCAGCAACTCCCGGGACTTTGTTGAACATTTTGGCTGCCCCCTGGGCTCGCCCATGAACCCCGGCAAGCACTGTGAGGTGTGgtag
- the ECE2 gene encoding endothelin-converting enzyme 2 isoform X3, with the protein MARMNVALQELGHAMPDYKRATLQDDEGPEPAGDGSASPDSMEVGFRKGTAPLLSRLASRTQLELVLCAVSISLALLLGVTVVALAIQYRRDPSHSTCLTDACVRVASKILEALDSETDPCQDFYQYSCGGWIKRNPLPNGRSKWSTFNSIWDQNQAIMKHLLENTTFNSSSEAERKTQRYYLSCLKEQRIEELGSQPLMELIDKQIGGWNITGPWNQTNFMEVLKMVSGTYRATPFFTVYVGADSKSSNSNIIQVDQSGLFLPSRDYYLNKTANEKVLAAYLDYMVELGMLLGGAKEPTQLQMQQVLDFETQLANITVPQAERRDDEKIYHKMSIAELQALAPAIDWLDYLAYALAPLELTEAEPVVVYGDAYLQQVSDLINGTDRGILNNYLIWNLVQKTASSLDQRFETAQERLLETLYGTRKSCTPRWQTCISNTDDTLGFALGSLFVKATFDRDSKAIAEEMISEIRAAFEVSLDQLDWMDEKTRQAAKEKADAIYDMIGFPDFILDNKELDDVYDGYEVSEDSFFQNMLNFYNFSAKVMADQLRKPPNRDQALNFGGIGVVMGHELTHAFDDQGREYDKEGNLRPWWQNSSLEAFKNRTECMTEQYSHYTVHHEKVNGRQTLGENIADNGGLKAAYNAYKSWLQKNGEEKRLPALGLTNHQLFFVGFAQVWCSVRTPESSHEGLVTDPHSPDKYRVIGTLSNSRDFVEHFGCPLGSPMNPGKHCEVW; encoded by the exons ATGCCTGACTACAAGCGTGCCACGCTGCAGGATGACGAGGGCCCCGAGCCAGCAGGGGACGGCAGCGCCTCTCCCGACAGCATGGAG GTGGGGTTTCGGAAGGGGACAGCACCGCTGCTGAGCCGCCTGGCATCCCGCACCCAGCTGGAGCTGGTGCTCTGCGCCGTCTCCAtctccctggccctgctgctcggCGTCACTGTGGTCGCCCTGGCCATCCAGTACCGCAGAG ATCCTTCTCACAGCACATGTCTGACGGATGCCTGCGTCCGGGTGGCCAGCAAGATCCTGGAGGCCCTGGATTCGGAGACAGACCCATGCCAGGACTTCTACCAGTACTCGTGCGGGGGCTGGATCAAGAGGAACCCGCTGCCCAATGGGCGCTCCAAGTGGAGCACCTTCAACAGCATCTGGGACCAGAACCAGGCCATCATGAAGCACCTCCTAG agAACACCACCTTCAACTCCAGCAGCGAGGCGGAGAGGAAGACGCAGCGGTACTACCTGTCCTGCCTCAAGGAGCAGAGGATAGAAGAGCTGGGCTCCCAGCCGCTCATGGAGCTCATCGACAAG CAGATCGGCGGTTGGAACATCACTGGGCCCTGGAACCAGACCAACTTCATGGAGGTCCTCAAGATGGTGTCTGGCACGTACCGGGCAACCCCCTTCTTCACGGTGTATGTGGGTGCAGACTCCAAGAGCTCCAACAGCAACATCATCCAG gTGGACCAGTCGGGGCTTTTCCTCCCGTCCCGGGATTACTACCTGAACAAGACTGCCAACGAGAAG GTCCTGGCAGCGTACCTGGACTACATGGTGGAGCTGGGCATGCTGCTGGGGGGTGCCAAGGAGCCCACCCAGCTCCAGATGCAGCAGGTGCTGGACTTTGAAACCCAGCTGGCCAATATCACCGTGCCCCAGGCTGAGCGGCGGGACGACGAGAAGATCTACCACAAAATGAGCATCGCTGAGCTGCAG GCCCTGGCCCCTGCCATCGATTGGCTGGATTACCTGGCCTACGCCCTGGCCCCGCTGGAGCTGACGGAAGCAGAGCCTGTAGTGGTGTACGGGGATGCCTACCTCCAGCAGGTCTCTGACCTCATCAATGGCACTGACCGGGG catcctgaacaaCTACCTGATCTGGAACCTGGTGCAGAAAACGGCCTCCAGCCTGGACCAGCGCTTCGAGACGGCCCAGGAGAGGCTGCTGGAGACGCTCTATGGCACCAGGAAG TCCTGCACACCCCGCTGGCAAACCTGCATCTCCAACACAGACGATACGCTGGGCTTCGCCCTGGGCTCCCTCTTTGTCAAAGCCACCTTCGACCGGGACAGCAAGGCCATC GCTGAGGAGATGATCAGTGAGATCCGGGCAGCTTTTGAGGTGTCCCTGGACCAGCTTGACTGGATGGATGAGAAGACCAGACAGGCTGCAAAGGAGAAG GCAGATGCCATCTATGACATGATTGGCTTCCCAGACTTCATCCTGGACAACAAGGAGCTGGACGATGTCTATGACGGG tACGAGGTCTCAGAGGACTCCTTCTTCCAGAACATGCTCAACTTCTACAACTTCTCTGCCAAAGTGATGGCCGACCAGCTCCGGAAGCCCCCCAACCGGGACCA AGCCCTCAATTTCGGTGGCATCGGCGTGGTGATGGGGCATGAGCTGACCCACGCTTTTGATGACCAAG GCCGGGAGTACGACAAGGAGGGCAACCTGCGGCCCTGGTGGCAGAACTCCTCGCTGGAGGCCTTCAAGAACCGCACGGAGTGCATGACGGAGCAGTACAGCCACTACACTGTGCACCACGAGAAGGTGAACGGCCGGCAGACCTTGGGCGAGAACATCGCCGACAACGGCGGGCTCAAGGCGGCCTACAAT GCCTACAAGTCCTGGCTGCAGAAGAATGGGGAAGAGAAACGCCTCCCAGCCCTGGGACTCACCAACCACCAGCTCTTCTTCGTGGGCTTTGCACAG GTGTGGTGCTCCGTCCGGACGCCCGAGAGCTCCCACGAAGGGCTGGTCACCGACCCGCACAGCCCCGACAAGTACCGTGTCATCGGCACCCTCAGCAACTCCCGGGACTTTGTTGAACATTTTGGCTGCCCCCTGGGCTCGCCCATGAACCCCGGCAAGCACTGTGAGGTGTGgtag